A genomic stretch from Penicillium digitatum chromosome 4, complete sequence includes:
- a CDS encoding mitochondrial 54S ribosomal protein uL2m: MLQPRIALRGIRLPFRCLPSLPSPVRPYSTIVNEIEKNKPKSIETPVNSFIDPNVSFAPPPGRDSAGIQLRTYTPRTPGVRHLRRPVNDHLWKGRPVHKLTFPKRGHAKGGRNNSGRVTVRHHGGGAKRRIRTVDFLRMAPGPHTVERIEYDPGRTAHIALTASKETGKLSYILAADGMRAGDVVQSYMSGIPEDLWKSMGSTVDPGVLAARTAWRGNCLPLHMVPVGTLIFNLGLRPGKGGQLCRSAGTYATVVAKGSDSRQQTIQDEQPEAEKKPLSQREQQKQERLAQHITVRLSSGETRLIHKDCCATIGIASNPNYQYTQLGKAGRSRWLNIRPTVRGLAMNAMDHPHGGGRGKSKGNVDPKSPWGIPTKSGYKTRPKWKINKAVVHARPRNQGKRRRGYN, from the exons TCCCTATTCGACAATCGTGAATGAAATTGAGAAGAACAAGCCTAAGTCTATCGAAACACCAGTGAATTCGTTTATTGACCCCAATGTCTCGTTCGCTCCTCCCCCAGGCCGCGATTCTGCTGGCATTCAGCTGCGTACCTACACTCCGCGCACCCCCGGTGTGAGACATTTGCGGCGTCCTGTGAATGATCATCTGTGGAAAGGCCGACCAGTGCATAAATTAACGTTCCCCAAACGTGGCCACGCCAAGGGCGGTCGAAACAACTCTGGCCGAGTCACCGTCCGCCATCATGGAGGTGGTGCTAAGCGTCGAATTCGGACAGTCGATTTTCTGCGCATGGCTCCGGGGCCACACACAGTGGAGCGTATCGAGTACGATCCCGGACGCACTGCACACATCGCTCTAACTGCTAGTAAGGAGACTGGCAAGTTGAGCTACATTCTTGCAGCGGATGGCATGCGTGCCGGCGACGTGGTCCAGAGCTACATGTCCGGAATTCCTGAAGATTTGTGGAAGAGCATGGGCAGCACTGTCGATCCCGGTGTGCTCGCGGCCAGAACCGCCTGGAGAGGAAACTGTCTACCGTTGCACATGGTTCCGGTGGGAACCTTAATCTTCAACTTGGGATTACGACCTGGGAAGGGTGGTCAACTGTGTCGGAGTGCTGGAACATATGCTACAGTTGTGGCCAAGGGTAGTGACTCGCGCCAGCAAACGATTCAAGACGAACAGCCGGAGGCTGAAAAGAAGCCCTTGTCGCAGCGTGAACAACAGAAGCAGGAGCGTTTGGCTCAGCACATTACTGTTCGTCTTTCAAGTGGTGAGACTCGGTTAATTCACAAGGACTGCTGTGCTACTATTGGCATCGCCAGCAACCCCAACTACCAATACACCCAGCTCGGAAAGGCTGGTCGCTCGCGCTGGCTCAACATTCGTCCGACGGTTCGTGGTCTGGCTATGAACGCCATGGACCATCCTCACGGTGGTGGACGAGGAAAGTCTAAGGGTAACGTCGACCCGAAGAGTCCTTGGGGTATTCCG ACCAAATCCGGCTACAAGACCCGCCCGAAGTGGAAGATCAACAAGGCTGTTGTTCATGCCAGACCTCGAAACCAAGGAAAACGTCGTCGTGGATACAACTAG